The Armatimonadia bacterium genome contains the following window.
CAACGTCCATATAGTAGAGGTCCGACGCGAAGGTGTTCCCGCCATACGAGTAACTGGCGCCCGGGAGGTTCCCAACGAAGACGGCCCCGGCAAGACCGCCCGGGGAGGAGTACTCGGACTGCAGGTGCGTGCGGATGCTCTCGGCGCCGCCGCCGTCGTATTCCCACAGCGAAGCCTTCCAGCCGTAGTGTGCCAGGTCGTTGATGTACAGGTCGAGGGAGGGCTGGAGGGCCGAGCGGAGACTGCTGTCGACGATCACACTTACGCGCGAGCACAAAGCGGGGGAGGCGGTTGCACCGAGACACACCAGCACCGCCATCACAACGCACCGACCGGAGCGCAGGGAGCGTGTTCGCGGTCTCTGTCTGGCGTGGCTTTCGAGGGCCTTGGCGGACCGAGTGCGAAGAAGCTGCATGGGCCGATCACACCGCCGTAAGCTCATGATAAGCTCAACTTTGGCTCAAATACTACCCGCGCCCTTGAGCAATGTCAACGGTTTTCTTTAGTAAATCATGAGATAACCGTCCGTCAGCCCACGGACATGGCCACTCGGAACCCGCAAGGAAAGAACGGAGGACCCGCCGGCCGGTCGTAGAACCGAACCGCGCAGCGCACCTCCTCTGGTCGGCTGTTGAACGCCCCGCCACGGATGACGCGATGCAATCCATGTGCCGGTCCGAAGGGATCTACTGCCGGCGCCTCCGCGTAGTAGCCCGGGTCGAACCAGTCGCCGCACCACTCCCACACATTTCCCGCCATATCGAGGCATCCATAGGGGCTCGCCCCCGAGGGATAGCCTCTCACATCGGTGGGGCCGCAGGCGGATTCGGCACAGTTGCAGCGACCTCCCGGCGCGGCCTCCTCGCCCCAGGGATAGGTCCGCGCATCGAGCCCCCTGGCCGCCTTCTCCCACCCCGCCTCCGTGGGCAGCCGGAAACCAACTCCCGTCTGCGCTGAGAGCCACCGGCAAAATCCGACGGCCTCGTAGAAGGGCACGTAGCATGCGGGCAGCCAGTCGCTGTCAGGGCTGCCGGCTCCGGGGCCCGGGAAGGGGTACTCGCCAAGATGGCGCTGGTACGCCGCATACTGAGCCACTGTAACCGGGTACCGCGAGAGAGCGAAAGCGCTCACGAACACCTCGCGCTGTGGCCTCTCCCGGTCCACGAGAGACCGCGCCGAGGGCTGGTCGGCGTCGACCTCTTCGGCGCTGCCTCTGAGGAACTCCCCGCCAGGCACCAACTGCAGCACGATCCCCAGGTCAGCTGCCATCGCCGGGACGGTAACCGTCCTTGCTCCTGCCTCCTGTGCAAGACTCAGGTTGCCTGGAGAAGCCATCTGACATACCTCAATGCGGCGTCAAGAGTCCCGTCCCGGACAGGCCGGGGGCTCGGCGCCCTGGTTACCAACTATGGTCGGGTCTGATTGAATTCTCGGACCTTTGGGCCCACTTCTTGAGCCTAGTCCTTGCGCGCTCCTGGAGAGGAATACTTCCCGCACCTCACCCTGTCTCGCTTCCCTTTCCTTCCCCTTGTCCGTGCGTGCGCAGTGGGGCAAGGCGGTGAGATACCGCCCTGCCTTCCGGCAGAAAAGTGGGCCGGAAACCGGCTTCTTGAAGGGGTTGACAGGCTCTTGGGTTTATGCCATGATAACCGTCGCCCGACGTTGAAATCCCAGTTCACCTGCACGCGTCTGCCGGGCTGGCTCATACCGCTAGGGGCCAGCCGTTGTCGTGTGGACGGGCTGGCGTTGCCACAGCCGGGTCGGGCGTCTAATGGCGGTTAATCTTGTGCCCGAATTCACATGGGCGTGCCGCGGTAGGGCGTTTTTGGGTCGCTGTGAGGGCTGGCCCGGGGTTTCCGGCCAGCCTTCTATTGTGTCCAACTGTAAGTATGTACTTCATTTCACAAAGTAGTCGGCTCAGAACAGGTGAATGAGAATGTCGGAGATAACACTGACGATTGACGGCATCCAGGTGACCGTGCCCCAGGGCTACACAATCATGGAGGCTGCTGACCAGGCGGGCATCAGGATCCCCCGTCTGTGTCATCACCCCCGCCTGTCCATCCAGGGCGCCTGTCGGATCTGCATTGTCGATGTCGAGGGTGCGCGTACGCTTCCGGCCGCCTGCTGCTCTCCCGCTACGAACGGCATGGTCGTCCGAACCCACACCCCCGAAGTCCTTCAGCTCCGCCGCGACATCGTAGAGCTCCTCCTCGACAACCACCCCATGGACTGCAACACCTGCGAGCGGGACGGTAACTGCGAACTGCAGCGGCTCGCCAGTTCCATGGGTATCCGCGAGCGTTTCTTCGAGGGCGAGCGCAAGCACTATCCGAAAGACAACACCGGCCCCGCGGTCATCCGCGACCCCGAGAAGTGCGTGCAGTGCGGTCGTTGCGTCCGCATGTGCGGCGAGGTCCAGGAAGTCGCGGCTCTCGGCCAGGTCGAGCGCGGGTTCAACACCGTCGTCATGCCCGCCCATGACAAGGCCTTCATCGACAGCGTCTGCACCGGCTGCGGCCAGTGCGTCAATGTCTGCCCGACGGCTGCCTTCCTTGAGAAGGACGCGACCCAGGGCTTCCTCAAGGCCCTCGAAGACCCCGAGACCATCGTGGTCAGCCAGATGGCTCCCTCGGTCCGTGCCGCCATCGGCGAATGCTTCGGGATGCAGCCCGGCAAGGCCTGGGAAGGCGAGCTCTTCGCCGCTCAGCGCCGCATGGGCATTGACTACGTCTTCGACACCCAGTTCAGCGCCGACCTCACCATCATGGAAGAGGGCGCCGAGTTCGTCGAGAAGCTCAAGGCCGGCAGGCTCCCCAACATCACCTCCTGCTGCCCGACCTGGATCAAGTACTGCGAGACCTTCCACCCGGACATGATGCAGTACCTGTCCAGCGCGAAGTCGCCCATGAGCATGCAGGGCGCCGTGGTCAAGAGCTACTGGGCCGAGAAGATGGGCATCGACCCGGCGAAGATCTACTCCGTCGCTTTCATGTGCTGCACCTGCAAGAAGTTCGAAGCCACCCGGCCCGAGCTGTGGATGAGCCCCGACATGCCCTCTGTCGACGCGGTCTGCACCACTCGTGAGCTGGCCTGGCTGATGAAATACTTCGGCATCGACTTCGCCAACCTCGCTCCCGAAGAGGCCGACTCCCCCTTGGGCGCGTCCACTGGCGCCGCAGCCATCTTCGGGGCAACCGGTGGCGTCACCGAAGCCGCCCTGCGCTCCGCCTACTTCCTGGCCCTGGGCAAAGAGCTCCCGGACGACGCCATCAACTTCTACGAGACGCGTGGCACCGACGGCGCTCGCGAGGCTTGGGTCGACTTCGACGGCACCAAGCTGCATGTCGCCATCGCCAACGGCCTCGGCAGCGCCAACAAGATCCTCGACCGCATGCGCAAGGGTGAGGAGTTCCACTGGATCGAAGTCATGGGCTGCCCCGGTGGCTGCGTCGGCGGTGGCGGACAGCCCTATGCCGGCGCTAACTCCGTGCCGCTCGACGAAGAACTCCTTCGCCTGCGGGCCAAGTCCCTCTATGACCTGGACACCGACCGCACCATCCGCCGATCGCACCAAAACCCGGACATCCAGAAGCTGTACGACGAATACCTGGGTGCGCCGCTTGGCCATAAGTCCCACGAGTTGCTGCACACCCATTACTATGCGCGGCTGCCGCTTGGCGTTCGGCCGCAGGAGGCGCAGGTTTAATGCCGTACCAGCGCGATATGCTTGAGTCCCCCGAGTGGTGGGCGAAACTCGACGAGTACATCGCCGAACAGAAGCAGCGCAACCCTGAGCACGTTCAGAGCGCTCTCATGCCCGTGCTGCACTACGTGCAGGACCTGTTCGGTTACGTCCCGGAGAAGGCCATCAACCACGTCTCCCAGTCCCTGGGTGTGCCGGCAGTCTACGTGTCGGGCGTGGCCAGCTTCTACTCCTACTACTCCCTTACGCCGAAGGGCACCTTCACCGTAAGTGTGTGCCTTGGCACCGCCTGCTATGTCCGCGGCAGCCAGGGCATTCTGGACGAGTTCTGCCGACAGCTTAACGTCCAGCCCGGCGAGTCAACGCCCGACGGTCTGTTCACAATGGCCGAGGCCCGCTGCCTCGGAGCCTGCGGGCAGGCTCCCGTCGTCATGGTCAACGACCGAGTCCATGCCCGTGTCACGCGCGAGCAGGTTGCCGATATCATCGCTCACTACATGGCACAGGCGCGGGGCGAGGCCGACAAAGCGGCCGAATAGCGTACGGCGGACGATACCCGTCAGGTCGCGGCCAAGGACGCTGCACCGGCTCACCAACCTAACGGGGATCCCCGGGAGACTGTAACTCGTCTCTGGCGGGCCGTATGGGACCCCGACGCCCCTCTGGAGGTGCGGCATGAGCGCCGCCCCTCAGTTGTCGAAGTCGAGGGACCTGCCACTGCGAACGAAGCTGCTGATCTGCTTCCTCGCCGTCACTGTGGTGGGTGGTGCTCTGACCATCGTGGCCGGGAGCTTCGTGATCACCGACATGGCGATCGGGGAGGCCCAGCGGCGGGTCGAGGTTGGCCTCAAGACTGCGCGCTCGACCCTGCAGCAGCGGGCCGACGAAGCAGAGCGGACCGCGAGCATCCTGGCCGACTGGGCCGCACGACAGCCTGACCTGTATGCCAACGGCGTTGCCTCTGAGTACCTTGAGAAGCTGCGCGAGAAGTGTGGGCTCGACCTGCTGCACGTCGTCGACGCCGACGGGACGGTTACGGCCACCGCACGCGGCAACGCCCGGGGCCTTAACATCCTTGGCGACGTCGTCGTCGGTGCGGCCCTTCGGGAGGGACGTGCCTCCTGGGCCTTCACCACGATGTCGGGCAGGCAGCTTAGCGCCGAGAGCGCCGAGCTGGCCTCCCAGGCCTACGTGAAGGTCGTGGAAACCGAGCGCGCCAAGCCCGGCGGACTCAACGAGTTGCGCGAAGCCTTGGTCATCCAGGCGGCTGCGCCCATCATCAGGCCCCCGGGACGTGTTGTGGGAGCCGTGCGGGCGGCAGTGCTGCTCACACGCAACTACGAGCTTGTGGACTACATACGGGACAACGTCTTCACCATGTCTACGTATGACCACAAGAACCTGGGCACGGTGACCATTTTCCTGCGCGACGTGCGCATCGCGACCAATGTCGCCGGTCCCACGGGCGAGAGAGCCATCGGCACGCGCGTTTCCGCCGAGGTCAACGATAAGGTCCTGGGACGCGGTGAGACCTGGGTCGGGCCGGCCTATGTGGTCGGCAACTGGTACGTCTCGGCCTACGAGCCCCTTCGTGACACGCGCAACAGCGTCATCGGCATCCTGTATGTGGGCGTCCTCAAGGACCGCTACGACGACATGCGCAGCCGGGCGATGGGGTTCTTCCTGCTCTGCACGGCCATCGCTTTGATTGCGGCCTTTGTGGTCGGGACCTGGCTTGCAGGTCGGTTGGCGCGACCCCTGGATGAACTGACGGGGGCCGCGGTCCAGATCGCCCGCGGCAACCTTGAGCATCGGCTGCCCGAGCCTGCAAGGGCCGACCATGACGAGCTGAAGAAACTAACTGTCGCCTTCAATGCTATGGCAGCTTCACTACAGCAACGCGACGAAGAGCTCCGGCGCAGCCATCAGGACCTTGCGGAGACCGCCGATGAGCTCAAGCGCTGGAACCAGAACTACCTTGACACCCTGGAGTTTATCACCCACGAGCTGAAGAATCAGGTCGCTGCCATGAAGATCAACCTCCTGGCAGTGCGCGACGGCTACGTGGGCGAGCTCGAGCCGGATCAGCGTGAGGCCCTGGATGACGTGGTGGTCGCTGTTAACCGCACGGAGGAGATGATCCTCAACTACCTCAACCTCTCCCGCCTTGAGAAGGGCGATCTGGAGGTCCGGGTCCGCCCGGTGCAAGTCGAGGTGGATGTCGTGCGGCCGGTGCTGCGCGAGCTCAAGGCACGGTTCGACGAGAAGCAGATGCAGCTTGAGGTGGCACTGCCCGAGGACCTTGTCGTCCAGGCCGACCCCTCCTTGCTGCAGATCGTGTACGAGAATCTTCTCAGCAATGCAGCCAAGTACGGCCGAGAGAACGGCCTTGTGCGGGTGTGGGGTGAGCGCGTCAACGGATGGGCTGAGCTGCATGTCTGGAACGAGGGCCAGGGCGTTGCGGCCGACCAGGCAGACGAGCTCTTCCGCAAGTTCTCACGCCTGCAGCCACCAGGCGAGCAGGAGCGGGGAACGGGTCTCGGCCTGTTCATCACCCGCGAGATCGTCCGCAAGCATGGCGGTGACATCCGCGCTGAGAGCGAGGCCGGACAGTGGATTGACTTCGTCTTCCGACTGCCCCGCCCCGATGTTGTCCTGGGCGAAGAAGAGCAACTTGACGAAACCATCGGTTAGCAGGTGTGACGCACCGTGCGCGCGATGTCCCCGGTGCGCCCACTGTCTCAGGCCGTCCTCTGCCCGGCTCCGCCGGCAAGTGCCCTGGGCGGTTGGCTACGGTCACCCTTAGTCGTACCGGTCCAACATTTCCGATCAGCACCCGATCTCTGGAGTGACCTGACATGAGCGACGAGCGTAAGAAAGTCCTGATGGTGGACGACGACGTAGACTTCATCGAAGCCAACAAGGTGGCCCTGGAAGCTGCCGGTTTCCAGGTGCTCACCGCCACTGATTCCCGCCAGGGCGTGGAGATAGCCCAGAAGGACCTCCCCGATCTCATCATCATGGACCTCATGATGGAGCGGCTCTATGCCGGTTTCTCTGCCGTCGAGGCCATCCGGTCTCACGAAGAGACCCAGCAGACCCCCATCATCATGGTGTCCGGCGTCACAACCGAAACCGGCTTCCGCATCGACCGGGACGGCTCCAAGCCTGAGTGGCTTAAGGTCGTGGAATTCGTCAACAAGCCTGTGGACCCCGTGGTGCTGGCACGCAAAGTGGCCGACATCCTCGGGCAGCAGAAATGAAGTGAGGCGCACCACGAATGAAGACTGCAGAAGCGTTGGCTAATCTGGTCGCGGAGGCGAAGCCGAGTGTCAAGGCGACGCCCGACAAAACGCAAGTCCTGATCGGCATCGCGACTTGCGCAAACGCCGCGGGCGCCCTGGATGTCATGGCCGCCCTCGAAGAGGCCGTGGAGTCCGCCGGTATCGCCGGTGACATCGAGATCTGCCGCGTCGGTTGCGTCGGCCGCTGCAGCCTCGAGCCACTCCTGGAGATCCGCCGTCCCGCCCAACAGCCCCGGATGTACGTCAAGGTCACTCCGGACATGGCCAAGGAGATCGCTCAGCGCGATCTCGTCAAGGGCGAGGCCGTCGCTGACTGGCTCATTGAGAGCCAGGAGGCCGAACCCGGTCAGCCCAAACCCTATGATGGGGCCGAGCGCATCAACCGGTTCCAGCGCGACTACAGTCACCTCGAGTTCTTCAGCCGCCAGACCCGCATCGCCCTGCGCAATGTCGGTCGTGTGGACCCCGAGAACATCGACGACTGTCTCGCCCTCGGTGCCTACGCAGGCTTGGCCAAGGCCCTCGACGAGATGACCCCCGAGGACGTCATCGACACCATGAAGGCCTCCGGCCTGCGTGGCCGTGGTGGCGCCGGGTTCCCGACCGGCGTGAAGTGGGACTTCACCCGCAAGGCCGTCGGTGACCAGAAGTTCGTCATCTGCAATGCCGACGAGGGCGACCCCGGTGCCTTCATGGACCGCAGCACCCTTGAGGGTGATCCCCATGCGGTGCTCGAGGCCATGGCCATCGCGGCCTACGCCATCGGCTCCAACGCCGGTTACATCTACGTCCGCGCCGAGTACCCGCTGGCCATCAAGCGCCTTGAGATCGCTATCGACCAGGCGCGCGCGAAGGGCCTGCTCGGCAAGAACATCCTTGGCTCCGACTTCAGCTTCGACCTGGAGCTCCGCCTTGGTGCCGGTGCCTTCGTGTGCGGCGAAGAGACTGCCCTGCTGGCCTCCATCGAAGGCAAGCGCGGCATGCCTCGACCTCGGCCGCCCTTCCCCGCGCAGAGCGGTCTGTGGGGCAAGCCGACCGTCATCAACAACGTCGAGACGCTCGCCAGCGTCGGCGCCATCCTTGAGCTCGGAGCTGAGTGGTATTCCTCCATCGGCACCGAGACCTCCAAGGGCACCAAGGTCTTTGCCCTGGCCGGCAACGTCGAGAACACCGGCCTCGTCGAAGTCGCCATGGGCGTCACCCTGCGTGACATCATCTTCGGCATCGGCGGCGGCATTCACGGCGGCAAGGGCTTCAAGGCCGCACAGACCGGCGGACCCTCCGGCGGCTGCCTCCCGTCCCAGTACCTTGACACTCCCATCGACTACGAATCCCTGCGTGCAGCCGGCTCGATCATGGGCTCGGGCGGTCTCATCGTCATGGATGACACCAACTGCATGGTAGACATCGCCAAGTTCTTCCTCACCTTCACCCATGACGAGAGCTGCGGAAAGTGCACGCCGTGCCGCGAGGGCACGACCCGCATGCTTGAGGTGCTGACGCGCATCACCCACGGACAGGGCGAACCGGACGATATCCTGCGCCTTGAGCGCCTCGGCAAGGTCTGCTCCCGCGCTGCCCTGTGCGGTCTCGGCCAGACCTCCCCGAACCCGGTCCTCAGCACGCTGCGGCACTTCCGCGACGAGTATGAGGCCCACATCGTGGAGAAGCGCTGCCCGGCTCACCGCTGCCGCAGTCTGGTGAGCTTCGCGATCGACGCCGAGAAATGTGTCGGTTGCGGGTTGTGCAAACGGTCCTGTCCGGTACAATGTATCCTTGGTGAGCCGCGACAGCCCCACGTCATTGACCAGGACCGCTGCATCCGCTGCGGCCAGTGCCACCAGGCTTGCCGCTTCAGCGCTGTGGTGCGTGAGTAGCTCCGGCCCGAGGACGTCGATGATGCTTACCAACGGGGCGAGGCGCTGACTCGCCCCGTTGTTCTTTGTTGCTTGCCGGACCCGGTAGACGCTCAGACCCTGTCGGCCACCCGTTGGGAGGGGCTCCTCTATGCCTGGCGAACCCAAGCCCAGGGTCGCCTTCGTCGAGATCAAGCCGTGGGAGCGTGCCTTCGTCGAAGAGCAGAGCATCGCCTGGGGTTGCGATCCGATCTTCCTTGAGGGTACCGTCGCGGACCTTCCAGCCGCCGACCGTGCCGACCTGACGGTCCTCTCCTGCTTCATCCGTTCCCGAGTGGATCAGGCCGTGCTGGACGACTGCCCAGACCTGAAGCTCGTCTCCACGCGCTCAACCGGCGTGGACCATATCGACCTTGCCACCTGCACGTCGCGGGGGATCACCGTCTGCAACGTCCCCCAGTATGGCGAGAACACCGTTGCCGAGCACACTCTGGGCCTCATCCTGGCTCTCTCGCGCAACCTCTATCCCGCCGTCGACCGCGTGAAGCGCGGAGACCTGTCCATCGAGGGCCTGGTCGGCTTCGACCTCTACGGCAAGACTCTTGGTGTCGTCGGTGCCGGACGCATCGGCCTCCACGTCATTCGCATGGGACGGGCCATGAACATGCGGGTGCTGGCCTTCGATGCGCGTCCCCAGGGCTTGCTGGCCGAGGTGCTTGGCTTCGAGTACACCTCTCTGGAGGACCTGCTCAAGCAGTCCGACGTGGTCAGCCTTCACCTGCCGCTGCTTCCGGCGACACGACGCATGATCGACGCCGAGAAGTTCGCCCTGATGAAGCCCAGTGCGATCCTGGTCAACACCTCCCGCGGCGGGGTCGTGGACAGTGTGGCTCTCCTGCAGGCACTGAACGACGGCAGGATTGCCGGCGCAGCCCTTGATGTCCTCGAGGGTGAGGAGGTCTTCAACGAGGACCATGTCCTGCTGCACAGCGACAAGGCCTCCGTCGATGACTTGCGGCTTGCGGTCGAGGGCTACCAGCTCATGCACCATCCGCGCTGCATCGTCACGGGCCACATCGGCTTCTATAGCCGCGAGGCCCTGCAGCGGATCCTGCTGACGACCATCGACAACATCGGCGCCTTCCTCCAGGGCCGGCCGATCAACCTGGTCAAAGCCTGATCTTCCCATCACTTCCTGGGCTGAGAGGCCGACACTCTGGCGCTTCCCAGGATCGTCCCGACGCCCAGTGTCCCGTCCCAATGGTTGGCGATCTCGCCCGGAGGGCGGCCATGGTAGACGAAGCGACAACCGGTAGCCAGCAACCTACCGCAGAAGAGCGGAGGCCGCATCAGCCTGGCTTCCACAAGGTCCTCGTGATCGACGATGAGATCGGGATCCGCAAGGGCTGTCAGCGCGTTCTCGGCGCTGAGAAGCACGATGTCTTCACCGCTGAGACGGCCGAGCAGGGGCTGGAGGTCCTCGCCGCACACCCGGATACCGATCTGGTCTTCGTCGACCTCAAGATGCCCGGTATGGGCGGGCTGGAGTTCCTCCGCGCCGTGGCAGAGCGTGCGCCGGAGACCGTCTGCGTTGTCATCACCGCCTATGCCACCCTTGAGACGGCTATCGAGGCCACCAAGCGGGGCGCCTACGATTTCCTTACCAAGCCCTTCACTCCGGACGAGCTGATTCGCGTCGCCAACAAAGCCCTGGAACGCGCTCACCTCATACGTGAGCGCAACCGCCTCCAGGCCGAGCGCCAAATGCGCATGCTGGAGCTGGCCACCGAGCAGAGTCGCCTGCGCACCATTATCAACTGCATGGCCGA
Protein-coding sequences here:
- the nuoF gene encoding NADH-quinone oxidoreductase subunit NuoF; translated protein: MAALEEAVESAGIAGDIEICRVGCVGRCSLEPLLEIRRPAQQPRMYVKVTPDMAKEIAQRDLVKGEAVADWLIESQEAEPGQPKPYDGAERINRFQRDYSHLEFFSRQTRIALRNVGRVDPENIDDCLALGAYAGLAKALDEMTPEDVIDTMKASGLRGRGGAGFPTGVKWDFTRKAVGDQKFVICNADEGDPGAFMDRSTLEGDPHAVLEAMAIAAYAIGSNAGYIYVRAEYPLAIKRLEIAIDQARAKGLLGKNILGSDFSFDLELRLGAGAFVCGEETALLASIEGKRGMPRPRPPFPAQSGLWGKPTVINNVETLASVGAILELGAEWYSSIGTETSKGTKVFALAGNVENTGLVEVAMGVTLRDIIFGIGGGIHGGKGFKAAQTGGPSGGCLPSQYLDTPIDYESLRAAGSIMGSGGLIVMDDTNCMVDIAKFFLTFTHDESCGKCTPCREGTTRMLEVLTRITHGQGEPDDILRLERLGKVCSRAALCGLGQTSPNPVLSTLRHFRDEYEAHIVEKRCPAHRCRSLVSFAIDAEKCVGCGLCKRSCPVQCILGEPRQPHVIDQDRCIRCGQCHQACRFSAVVRE
- a CDS encoding cache domain-containing protein, producing the protein MSAAPQLSKSRDLPLRTKLLICFLAVTVVGGALTIVAGSFVITDMAIGEAQRRVEVGLKTARSTLQQRADEAERTASILADWAARQPDLYANGVASEYLEKLREKCGLDLLHVVDADGTVTATARGNARGLNILGDVVVGAALREGRASWAFTTMSGRQLSAESAELASQAYVKVVETERAKPGGLNELREALVIQAAAPIIRPPGRVVGAVRAAVLLTRNYELVDYIRDNVFTMSTYDHKNLGTVTIFLRDVRIATNVAGPTGERAIGTRVSAEVNDKVLGRGETWVGPAYVVGNWYVSAYEPLRDTRNSVIGILYVGVLKDRYDDMRSRAMGFFLLCTAIALIAAFVVGTWLAGRLARPLDELTGAAVQIARGNLEHRLPEPARADHDELKKLTVAFNAMAASLQQRDEELRRSHQDLAETADELKRWNQNYLDTLEFITHELKNQVAAMKINLLAVRDGYVGELEPDQREALDDVVVAVNRTEEMILNYLNLSRLEKGDLEVRVRPVQVEVDVVRPVLRELKARFDEKQMQLEVALPEDLVVQADPSLLQIVYENLLSNAAKYGRENGLVRVWGERVNGWAELHVWNEGQGVAADQADELFRKFSRLQPPGEQERGTGLGLFITREIVRKHGGDIRAESEAGQWIDFVFRLPRPDVVLGEEEQLDETIG
- a CDS encoding NADH-dependent [FeFe] hydrogenase, group A6, with the translated sequence MSEITLTIDGIQVTVPQGYTIMEAADQAGIRIPRLCHHPRLSIQGACRICIVDVEGARTLPAACCSPATNGMVVRTHTPEVLQLRRDIVELLLDNHPMDCNTCERDGNCELQRLASSMGIRERFFEGERKHYPKDNTGPAVIRDPEKCVQCGRCVRMCGEVQEVAALGQVERGFNTVVMPAHDKAFIDSVCTGCGQCVNVCPTAAFLEKDATQGFLKALEDPETIVVSQMAPSVRAAIGECFGMQPGKAWEGELFAAQRRMGIDYVFDTQFSADLTIMEEGAEFVEKLKAGRLPNITSCCPTWIKYCETFHPDMMQYLSSAKSPMSMQGAVVKSYWAEKMGIDPAKIYSVAFMCCTCKKFEATRPELWMSPDMPSVDAVCTTRELAWLMKYFGIDFANLAPEEADSPLGASTGAAAIFGATGGVTEAALRSAYFLALGKELPDDAINFYETRGTDGAREAWVDFDGTKLHVAIANGLGSANKILDRMRKGEEFHWIEVMGCPGGCVGGGGQPYAGANSVPLDEELLRLRAKSLYDLDTDRTIRRSHQNPDIQKLYDEYLGAPLGHKSHELLHTHYYARLPLGVRPQEAQV
- a CDS encoding SUMF1/EgtB/PvdO family nonheme iron enzyme encodes the protein MASPGNLSLAQEAGARTVTVPAMAADLGIVLQLVPGGEFLRGSAEEVDADQPSARSLVDRERPQREVFVSAFALSRYPVTVAQYAAYQRHLGEYPFPGPGAGSPDSDWLPACYVPFYEAVGFCRWLSAQTGVGFRLPTEAGWEKAARGLDARTYPWGEEAAPGGRCNCAESACGPTDVRGYPSGASPYGCLDMAGNVWEWCGDWFDPGYYAEAPAVDPFGPAHGLHRVIRGGAFNSRPEEVRCAVRFYDRPAGPPFFPCGFRVAMSVG
- a CDS encoding response regulator, with the protein product MSDERKKVLMVDDDVDFIEANKVALEAAGFQVLTATDSRQGVEIAQKDLPDLIIMDLMMERLYAGFSAVEAIRSHEETQQTPIIMVSGVTTETGFRIDRDGSKPEWLKVVEFVNKPVDPVVLARKVADILGQQK
- a CDS encoding NAD(P)H-dependent oxidoreductase subunit E, with protein sequence MPYQRDMLESPEWWAKLDEYIAEQKQRNPEHVQSALMPVLHYVQDLFGYVPEKAINHVSQSLGVPAVYVSGVASFYSYYSLTPKGTFTVSVCLGTACYVRGSQGILDEFCRQLNVQPGESTPDGLFTMAEARCLGACGQAPVVMVNDRVHARVTREQVADIIAHYMAQARGEADKAAE
- a CDS encoding NAD(P)-dependent oxidoreductase, whose translation is MPGEPKPRVAFVEIKPWERAFVEEQSIAWGCDPIFLEGTVADLPAADRADLTVLSCFIRSRVDQAVLDDCPDLKLVSTRSTGVDHIDLATCTSRGITVCNVPQYGENTVAEHTLGLILALSRNLYPAVDRVKRGDLSIEGLVGFDLYGKTLGVVGAGRIGLHVIRMGRAMNMRVLAFDARPQGLLAEVLGFEYTSLEDLLKQSDVVSLHLPLLPATRRMIDAEKFALMKPSAILVNTSRGGVVDSVALLQALNDGRIAGAALDVLEGEEVFNEDHVLLHSDKASVDDLRLAVEGYQLMHHPRCIVTGHIGFYSREALQRILLTTIDNIGAFLQGRPINLVKA